A stretch of the Thalassotalea euphylliae genome encodes the following:
- a CDS encoding substrate-binding periplasmic protein — protein MLRFAIWMALVASFYSTTALCATLVIASDDAPPHMIAKTNSGIDLDIVTQVLKSLGHRVSFTYAPLHRTKQMVINGDADVVVPTFYQEDNDKLYFSAPIIKYRPTIFTRLADKLSINKLSDIASSSLLPTKTQIDNLAPNEESSRSEASQQQAQSLHSATNNVSVVSFQGATGYFGEAFAQAVESTDYRELHDMSKFPAMLVTHRADIIILDYYIFYYYLSQAANSDDNIQRAASLNKIQEHYAIPEVNAYAGFRDPQLRDEFNRELASYIANNKREAVIAKYLDFSQE, from the coding sequence ATGTTGAGATTTGCAATATGGATGGCTTTGGTGGCGAGCTTTTACAGCACGACTGCCCTGTGCGCTACATTGGTCATCGCCAGTGATGATGCACCGCCACATATGATTGCAAAAACCAATAGTGGTATAGATTTAGACATAGTCACACAAGTGCTGAAAAGCTTAGGTCACCGTGTTTCCTTTACTTATGCGCCACTGCATCGCACTAAACAAATGGTGATCAACGGCGATGCAGATGTTGTTGTTCCCACCTTTTATCAAGAAGATAACGACAAACTGTATTTTTCCGCACCTATCATCAAATACAGACCAACCATTTTCACTCGGCTTGCTGACAAGCTAAGTATTAATAAGCTTAGTGATATTGCCAGCTCGTCTTTGTTACCAACAAAAACGCAAATAGACAATTTAGCGCCAAACGAAGAATCATCAAGAAGTGAAGCAAGTCAGCAACAAGCGCAGAGCCTTCATAGCGCTACTAATAACGTGTCGGTCGTATCATTTCAAGGAGCAACAGGATATTTTGGCGAAGCATTCGCTCAAGCTGTTGAAAGTACGGACTATCGTGAATTGCACGACATGTCTAAGTTTCCGGCAATGTTAGTCACGCATCGGGCTGATATCATCATACTAGACTACTATATTTTTTATTACTATTTGAGCCAAGCAGCTAATTCAGATGACAATATCCAACGTGCGGCTAGCCTAAATAAAATTCAAGAACACTACGCGATTCCTGAGGTTAATGCCTATGCTGGCTTTCGCGACCCTCAATTAAGGGATGAATTTAATCGCGAACTTGCTAGCTATATCGCCAATAATAAGCGTGAGGCGGTGATTGCTAAATATCTCGATTTTTCACAAGAATAA
- a CDS encoding TIGR03503 family protein, with protein MVKISRLLVVGALSLSSLAHISQAVEQQEETSPQSNTMTMAGNKAMANNMSMDASKDKAMAQKPSPKIDYYDVDNVTNQIPYFDNRFRIDAQLDEVTLLFYRKMGSPPIILVRPDGSKVKVNQHDKESVEWYDDRTFDMIKMKRPMPGPWQAIGQIQPGSHIMVMSEVRLEVAPLPNIMLSGETIKMTGKLFNGELAIDNPSFKDVVRLDVDFYSTNNSAYNNFGAEPVKLTSFRDDGRNLDEYADDGIFTGEFELNFSPGEWIPLYLIKLPMASRELRQQPIIVHNNPITLTAETTMDSQSKHLLNIAIDDTHVDPDSMVFQGKVTFPDKQVEAFSIMEGQGSERIHEISYTEPGVHRVKISAFGETRNGREFRLVVPDFSFNVDRDPNELVATVNENGEIVQVSQEEIDQLAGNEEPKLSIEEELELLKEEQAAIKAAEEKETLLFIGIGNGIILVIAALGYGIFLFLRKRKTKQAAEKSE; from the coding sequence ATGGTTAAAATAAGTCGACTGCTGGTTGTTGGTGCGTTATCGCTAAGTTCGCTCGCCCACATTAGCCAAGCAGTTGAACAACAGGAAGAAACCTCGCCGCAGTCAAACACTATGACCATGGCTGGCAACAAGGCTATGGCTAACAATATGTCAATGGACGCCAGCAAAGACAAAGCCATGGCGCAAAAGCCAAGTCCTAAAATAGATTATTACGACGTTGACAACGTTACCAACCAAATTCCTTATTTTGACAACCGTTTTCGTATTGATGCCCAGCTTGATGAAGTCACCTTGTTGTTTTATCGAAAAATGGGTTCACCACCGATTATTTTAGTACGACCTGACGGCAGCAAGGTCAAAGTGAACCAGCATGATAAAGAAAGCGTCGAGTGGTACGACGATCGCACGTTTGACATGATCAAAATGAAACGCCCGATGCCGGGCCCGTGGCAAGCGATTGGGCAGATTCAACCAGGTAGCCACATCATGGTGATGTCGGAAGTACGTCTTGAGGTCGCGCCATTACCTAATATTATGCTGTCAGGTGAAACGATTAAAATGACGGGTAAGTTATTTAATGGCGAGCTTGCTATAGATAACCCTTCTTTTAAAGACGTTGTTCGATTGGATGTAGACTTCTACAGTACTAACAACTCTGCTTATAACAATTTTGGTGCTGAGCCGGTTAAGCTAACTTCGTTTCGCGACGATGGTCGAAACTTAGATGAATATGCCGACGATGGTATTTTTACCGGTGAGTTTGAACTGAACTTTTCCCCAGGTGAGTGGATTCCGCTATACCTAATTAAGCTGCCGATGGCGAGCAGGGAGCTTAGACAACAGCCAATAATTGTTCATAACAACCCTATTACTTTAACCGCTGAAACAACGATGGATTCGCAAAGTAAGCATCTGCTTAATATTGCTATTGATGATACGCATGTAGATCCAGACAGTATGGTATTCCAAGGAAAAGTCACCTTTCCTGATAAACAAGTAGAAGCATTTTCAATAATGGAAGGTCAGGGTAGTGAGCGTATTCATGAAATTAGCTACACTGAACCAGGCGTTCATAGAGTCAAGATTAGTGCATTTGGTGAAACCCGAAATGGCCGAGAGTTTAGGTTAGTCGTGCCAGACTTTTCATTTAATGTTGACCGCGATCCGAATGAACTGGTGGCGACGGTAAATGAAAATGGTGAAATTGTTCAGGTTAGCCAAGAAGAAATTGATCAGCTTGCGGGTAATGAAGAACCGAAATTATCCATTGAAGAAGAACTTGAACTACTAAAAGAAGAACAAGCGGCGATAAAAGCAGCAGAAGAAAAAGAAACTTTACTATTTATCGGTATTGGCAATGGTATTATTTTAGTAATTGCTGCACTTGGCTACGGTATTTTTCTATTTCTTCGTAAAAGAAAAACTAAGCAAGCTGCTGAAAAAAGCGAATAA
- the rnhA gene encoding ribonuclease HI yields the protein MQKHVHIYTDGSCLGNPGPGGYGALLIYKAHEKELSQGYQQTTNNRMELLAPIKALQTLKEGCKVTITTDSQYVRQGITNWIHNWLKNNWKTASKQPVKNVDLWKQLHEEVQRHEIEWKWVKGHSGHPENERCDDLARTAAEGKNLIIDQGFGK from the coding sequence ATGCAAAAGCACGTTCATATTTATACCGATGGCTCATGTCTCGGCAACCCCGGCCCAGGTGGCTATGGTGCGCTACTTATATATAAAGCGCACGAAAAAGAGTTATCACAAGGCTACCAACAAACGACCAATAATCGCATGGAGCTTTTAGCGCCGATTAAAGCGCTACAAACACTCAAAGAAGGTTGTAAAGTGACCATTACGACCGACAGCCAGTACGTGCGTCAAGGCATTACTAATTGGATTCATAACTGGTTAAAAAACAATTGGAAAACTGCCAGCAAACAGCCGGTAAAAAACGTTGATTTATGGAAGCAATTACACGAAGAAGTTCAGCGCCACGAAATTGAATGGAAATGGGTTAAAGGCCATTCAGGCCATCCTGAGAATGAACGTTGCGATGATTTAGCAAGAACAGCTGCCGAAGGCAAAAATTTGATTATTGACCAAGGCTTTGGCAAATAA
- the dnaQ gene encoding DNA polymerase III subunit epsilon: MSSPAKQEERLIVLDTETTGINPKEGHRIVEIGCVEMINRQLTGRTYHAYINPMFQMEQEVIDVHGLTNEFLADKPLFNQVAQEFIDFIRGAELVIHNARFDVGFMDHEFGMVNAGLPMTDDICTVTDTLKVSKDEFGSPKTLDFLAKHYRVDKLVDRTYHGALIDAQLLAYVYIEMTRKQATFNLSADEGDGGALAGGIRRLAENRAPLKIVQASADELIAHEERLAIVEQKGSSPLWLK, encoded by the coding sequence GTGTCAAGCCCAGCTAAGCAAGAAGAGCGTTTAATCGTACTGGATACCGAGACTACCGGTATTAATCCAAAAGAAGGCCACCGTATCGTTGAAATTGGCTGTGTTGAGATGATCAACCGTCAACTGACCGGGCGAACCTACCATGCCTACATTAATCCTATGTTCCAAATGGAGCAGGAAGTTATTGACGTTCACGGCTTAACGAACGAATTCTTAGCCGATAAGCCACTGTTTAACCAAGTTGCCCAAGAGTTTATCGACTTTATACGCGGTGCTGAATTGGTTATTCACAATGCGCGATTCGACGTTGGCTTTATGGATCACGAATTCGGTATGGTTAATGCTGGTTTACCGATGACGGATGATATATGTACCGTTACCGATACGCTGAAAGTATCGAAAGATGAATTCGGCTCGCCAAAAACGTTAGATTTTCTTGCCAAGCACTATCGGGTAGACAAGCTTGTTGACCGTACCTATCACGGCGCTTTGATTGATGCCCAGTTATTGGCTTACGTCTATATCGAGATGACGCGCAAGCAGGCAACATTTAATTTAAGCGCGGATGAAGGTGATGGTGGGGCGCTTGCTGGTGGTATTCGCCGTTTAGCAGAAAATCGAGCGCCATTAAAGATTGTTCAAGCTTCTGCCGATGAACTAATAGCACATGAAGAAAGGCTCGCAATTGTAGAGCAAAAAGGAAGTTCACCACTATGGTTAAAATAA
- a CDS encoding acyltransferase, with translation MLTGLPSFVLMPFAFALFCLNLAFSGTLVFLGGLLKTLIPIKHFHYLLHRPMHTVYRLWTYNNTLILRLINRVEWQVNGAENLSKDAWYLILANHQSWLDILVIAEVARQHTPEPKFFLKESLRKVPFLGMACWALNMPFMKRYSKAFIEKHPHLKGQDIETTKKSCQSFRDHPTTIINFVEGTRFTKSKHEKQQSPFNYLLKPKAGGIAFTLATLGEQFDKVLNVTLLYPDNPGHVMKDMLKGKLGKIVVNIEAIDIEQAMIGDYFDDVGFKESFQLWLNQQWQEKDQLIHQLYCQHEQEQVLETQVNQHRSV, from the coding sequence ATGCTAACTGGATTGCCTAGCTTTGTTTTAATGCCTTTTGCTTTTGCCTTATTTTGTTTAAATTTAGCTTTTAGCGGTACCTTAGTTTTTCTCGGCGGTTTACTTAAAACACTTATACCTATCAAGCACTTTCACTATTTATTACACCGCCCTATGCACACGGTATACCGCCTGTGGACATACAATAATACGCTGATTTTAAGACTAATAAATCGCGTAGAGTGGCAAGTAAATGGCGCAGAAAATCTAAGTAAAGACGCTTGGTACTTAATTTTAGCTAACCACCAAAGTTGGTTAGATATTTTGGTGATCGCTGAAGTTGCCAGACAACATACGCCCGAGCCTAAATTTTTCCTTAAAGAATCGTTGAGAAAAGTACCGTTTTTAGGAATGGCCTGTTGGGCGTTGAATATGCCTTTTATGAAACGCTACAGCAAAGCTTTTATAGAAAAGCACCCCCATCTAAAAGGCCAGGATATCGAAACAACGAAAAAGTCTTGTCAATCGTTTAGGGATCATCCAACTACCATTATCAATTTTGTTGAAGGTACGCGTTTCACGAAAAGCAAACATGAAAAGCAACAAAGTCCATTTAATTATCTGTTAAAACCCAAAGCAGGTGGTATTGCCTTTACGTTAGCGACCTTGGGGGAGCAATTTGACAAGGTACTCAACGTTACCCTGCTCTACCCAGACAACCCAGGCCATGTCATGAAGGATATGCTTAAAGGTAAGTTAGGTAAAATCGTTGTTAACATCGAAGCAATTGATATCGAACAAGCGATGATCGGCGACTATTTTGATGATGTTGGGTTCAAAGAAAGTTTCCAGCTATGGCTAAATCAGCAGTGGCAAGAAAAAGATCAATTAATCCACCAACTCTACTGTCAACACGAGCAAGAACAAGTGCTAGAGACTCAAGTTAACCAGCATAGATCGGTATAA
- a CDS encoding DUF599 domain-containing protein, giving the protein MPFSWFDIFAIIIFILCWAGYTAFARKQAKTTNCIARCLHQHRIHWMYELMTRDVRVTEAALLANLERNIAFFASTSLLVIAGILTLFAQIEKLEGVIASLPFADPSNHLAIQLKLALLAFIFVLAFFHFTWSMRQYGFLNVMIGAAPIDLAGTNPNLKQYAKQMAVVQDQAAHSYNYGLRSYYFSLAVICWFFHPWLFALASLVVVYTLYIREFKSKAVRAITVAQDLLWVEREKGDANAINQTKASIKR; this is encoded by the coding sequence ATGCCGTTTAGTTGGTTCGATATTTTCGCCATCATTATTTTTATTCTCTGCTGGGCTGGATATACGGCATTTGCACGCAAGCAAGCAAAAACCACGAATTGTATTGCTCGTTGCTTGCATCAGCACCGAATTCATTGGATGTACGAGCTAATGACTCGTGATGTTCGAGTAACTGAAGCTGCACTACTTGCCAATTTAGAACGCAATATCGCTTTCTTTGCCTCAACGTCACTACTGGTTATCGCCGGTATATTGACCTTGTTTGCGCAAATCGAAAAATTGGAGGGAGTGATTGCGTCGCTACCTTTTGCTGACCCGTCGAATCACCTTGCGATACAACTTAAACTGGCCTTATTGGCATTTATATTTGTACTAGCGTTTTTCCATTTTACTTGGTCAATGCGTCAATACGGTTTTTTGAACGTTATGATAGGTGCTGCACCTATTGATTTAGCGGGAACAAACCCCAACTTAAAACAATACGCTAAGCAAATGGCCGTTGTTCAAGACCAAGCCGCACACTCCTACAACTATGGACTGCGCTCCTATTATTTCTCGTTGGCCGTAATTTGTTGGTTCTTTCACCCTTGGTTGTTTGCGTTAGCAAGCTTAGTTGTGGTTTACACCTTGTACATTAGAGAGTTCAAGTCGAAAGCGGTTCGTGCGATTACAGTTGCGCAAGATCTGTTATGGGTTGAACGAGAAAAGGGTGACGCTAATGCAATTAATCAAACTAAGGCATCAATTAAACGTTAA
- a CDS encoding prepilin-type N-terminal cleavage/methylation domain-containing protein: protein MIKPNNQGFTLIELVVVIVILGVLSAVALPRFLDLSKDARANVLTQISTSVQVANDLVFLKSKMPSYATQPVAGRADLLDVDLDNDGTIDLSNGIDLRLKWGHLDNTDIFKRIDVSDEFIFEEQGIDFTYIGYDFDGDNQVQDDSCYFRYTQAQSETVPPVYTVEDNGC, encoded by the coding sequence ATGATAAAGCCAAATAATCAAGGTTTTACCCTGATCGAATTGGTAGTGGTTATTGTGATTTTAGGTGTGCTGTCTGCAGTTGCATTGCCAAGGTTTTTAGATCTTTCTAAAGATGCCAGAGCGAATGTGCTCACACAAATTAGTACTAGCGTGCAAGTAGCAAACGACCTTGTTTTTCTCAAATCAAAAATGCCAAGCTATGCAACTCAGCCTGTTGCTGGTCGTGCCGACTTACTTGATGTTGATTTAGATAACGACGGCACAATTGATTTAAGCAACGGTATTGATTTACGCCTGAAATGGGGTCATTTGGACAACACAGATATATTCAAGCGTATCGATGTATCTGATGAATTTATTTTTGAAGAACAAGGAATTGACTTTACTTATATCGGTTACGATTTTGATGGCGACAACCAAGTACAAGACGACTCGTGCTATTTCCGATATACCCAAGCTCAATCTGAGACCGTACCGCCGGTTTATACGGTTGAAGATAATGGCTGCTAA
- a CDS encoding DUF2919 family protein codes for MAEQFKYYTVSDFDRFDCVKLSKTIYLALAYLLRGYLVWMMSVTNFNDRVGIIQWIYPEPKLFYLNLASGSLGLLVLLLVSLRRPNANSWVKAVWPHTLKMILAALVIDSVIVFAGYYWWQLTDVSVMVAQLSIALIVAAPCLLSKRLKLNLVEFPEPLPEK; via the coding sequence GTGGCAGAACAATTTAAATATTATACGGTGAGCGATTTTGATCGTTTTGATTGCGTTAAACTCTCGAAAACTATTTATTTAGCGCTTGCTTACTTATTACGTGGCTACCTAGTGTGGATGATGTCGGTCACCAACTTCAATGACAGGGTAGGAATTATTCAGTGGATTTACCCAGAGCCCAAGTTATTCTACCTAAATTTGGCATCCGGTAGCTTAGGCCTATTAGTTTTGCTGCTAGTGAGCTTAAGGCGTCCTAATGCGAATTCATGGGTGAAAGCTGTGTGGCCTCATACATTAAAGATGATACTGGCGGCATTAGTGATAGATAGTGTGATTGTGTTTGCTGGCTATTATTGGTGGCAGTTAACGGATGTGAGTGTGATGGTGGCGCAATTATCAATCGCCTTAATCGTCGCTGCACCATGTTTGTTGAGTAAACGCTTAAAGCTAAATTTGGTTGAATTTCCAGAGCCGTTACCAGAAAAGTAA
- a CDS encoding carbohydrate binding family 9 domain-containing protein, whose amino-acid sequence MFARCRQGLAVALLTCSFSQFATPFTQQAKQSIAIPHTNLNAVIDGDLSDPVWQQAKVISLDNVTSPYENTPSPVKTEARIIDNGKELLVAFIAHDPNPDKMISSIGERDTKWFDDVVGIIIDPLNNRRLSYNFFVNPYGVQNDETFNEITGLPNELWDGIWHSYGKVTEFGYQVEMAIPYQILNFDENKSIQQWPFELVRIYPREQRLRISSVKLDRDNACWLCQYPMAEGFEQAEIGENLQITPALVASYDEQRDIYDPQSDWQSETDVEASLDLRWGITPKTLFNATLNPDFSTVEADAGQLKVNNKFSLFFDEKRSFFLENQHYFESITDLVYTRNIADPDYGAKLTGSQGSHNFGAFVSHDEETNFILSGNLSANIASLDTESHSGALRYLYDINQDVTLGVISTFRRADDYHNYVTGLDGSYRINGANSLKFQWLASDTEYPQDLFTQFCRSNCSPNEQVLRSQKDGSFSDNAYQIKYLHDSEYWTLDAQRQWYGEDFRADLGFINRVDYVNDQINVVRSFYQDEQALWSTIDVGSKYAIQHNENGELINREQSFYAFADGPLLSRVELIYVDANKVGLRQDSSNLSIDGNTKRFNEKQWRFFGQLRPNNKTYVSLEGTLGEKIDYDNDRLGDIVELIGNVTWHPNPHLEIDLYHTYSELDADSQNVFTANLTDLRLRYYFDVQSSLKLSLVYQDIDYNPDNNPLSFFSEQERSLATQLIYAYKLNPHTVFFLGYSDNSFEDDFIGSLKQERRTIFTKISYAWR is encoded by the coding sequence ATGTTCGCCAGATGTCGTCAGGGATTAGCAGTTGCCCTGTTAACGTGTTCTTTTTCTCAATTTGCCACGCCATTTACCCAACAAGCAAAACAATCAATCGCCATCCCTCATACCAACCTCAATGCTGTGATAGACGGTGACTTAAGCGATCCGGTTTGGCAACAAGCAAAAGTTATTTCTCTCGATAATGTGACTAGCCCATACGAAAACACACCGAGCCCAGTAAAGACCGAAGCGCGCATCATCGACAACGGTAAAGAGCTGCTTGTCGCGTTTATCGCACATGATCCTAACCCAGACAAAATGATCAGCTCAATTGGTGAGCGTGACACTAAGTGGTTCGATGATGTTGTTGGTATTATCATTGATCCGCTGAACAATCGCCGCCTAAGTTATAACTTTTTTGTGAATCCCTACGGCGTACAAAACGATGAAACCTTCAATGAAATTACCGGATTACCGAATGAATTATGGGACGGTATTTGGCATTCATACGGTAAGGTGACGGAATTTGGTTACCAAGTGGAAATGGCAATCCCTTACCAAATATTAAATTTTGATGAGAATAAAAGCATTCAGCAATGGCCATTTGAATTGGTACGCATCTACCCGCGTGAGCAACGATTACGCATTTCCAGTGTAAAGCTCGATCGTGACAATGCCTGTTGGCTATGCCAATACCCAATGGCAGAAGGCTTTGAGCAAGCGGAAATCGGAGAAAACTTACAAATTACTCCAGCACTTGTTGCCAGTTATGATGAGCAACGCGATATCTACGACCCGCAATCTGATTGGCAAAGTGAAACAGATGTTGAAGCTAGCCTAGATTTGCGCTGGGGGATCACCCCTAAAACATTGTTTAACGCGACACTTAACCCCGACTTTTCAACCGTTGAAGCCGATGCAGGCCAGCTCAAAGTTAACAACAAGTTTTCACTGTTTTTTGATGAAAAACGCAGTTTCTTTCTTGAAAATCAACACTACTTTGAAAGCATTACTGACCTCGTATACACCCGTAATATTGCCGATCCTGATTACGGCGCAAAGTTAACCGGCAGCCAAGGTTCACATAACTTTGGTGCATTTGTTAGCCATGATGAAGAAACTAATTTCATCTTGTCTGGCAACCTTAGCGCGAATATCGCCTCTTTGGATACAGAAAGTCACTCAGGTGCTTTACGCTACCTTTATGATATTAACCAAGATGTGACACTGGGGGTTATTTCAACGTTTCGACGTGCTGACGACTACCATAACTATGTCACTGGCCTTGATGGCAGTTATCGCATTAACGGAGCAAACTCCTTGAAGTTTCAATGGTTAGCAAGTGATACCGAGTATCCACAAGACCTGTTCACACAATTTTGTCGAAGCAACTGTTCACCCAATGAACAAGTGTTGCGCAGTCAAAAAGACGGAAGTTTTTCTGACAACGCCTACCAGATCAAATATCTTCACGATTCTGAATACTGGACGCTAGATGCGCAGCGACAATGGTATGGTGAGGATTTTCGTGCCGACCTAGGATTTATCAATCGCGTTGATTACGTCAACGATCAAATTAATGTAGTCCGCAGCTTTTACCAAGATGAACAAGCGCTTTGGTCAACAATTGATGTCGGCAGTAAATACGCCATTCAGCATAATGAAAACGGTGAATTAATTAACCGAGAGCAATCATTTTATGCTTTTGCCGACGGCCCACTCTTGTCGCGTGTAGAGTTAATTTATGTCGATGCGAATAAAGTGGGTTTGCGACAAGACAGCAGCAATTTATCTATCGATGGCAACACCAAACGCTTTAATGAAAAGCAATGGCGCTTCTTTGGGCAACTTAGACCAAATAATAAAACCTATGTATCACTTGAAGGTACATTAGGGGAGAAAATCGATTACGACAACGACCGCTTAGGTGATATCGTTGAGCTAATTGGTAATGTTACATGGCACCCTAACCCTCATCTTGAAATTGACCTATATCACACCTATAGCGAGCTTGATGCAGACAGCCAAAACGTTTTTACCGCTAATCTAACCGATTTAAGGCTACGCTATTACTTTGATGTGCAAAGCTCTTTAAAGCTGAGCCTTGTCTATCAAGATATTGATTACAATCCAGACAATAATCCGCTGAGCTTTTTTAGTGAGCAAGAGCGCAGCTTAGCAACACAGTTGATATATGCCTATAAGCTAAATCCGCACACGGTATTTTTCTTAGGTTATTCAGACAACAGTTTTGAGGATGACTTTATTGGGTCATTAAAACAGGAAAGACGCACAATATTTACCAAAATCAGTTACGCTTGGCGATAA
- a CDS encoding CPBP family intramembrane glutamic endopeptidase, with translation MSAGIVYAISFGVFLGVLLLLLRDLLHPYLPQALPEYGFRGLEGGILVSFGAAVGEEVWFRFGLLTLVLYIFCQLTGKIQPSEAMVKLAIVFIATLFGLAHLPQLAAFQAFTNFAIWATILGNILVGSLYGWCFWRFGLVSAIVAHFSVDIVLHVLPATALYSEYVNN, from the coding sequence ATGAGTGCAGGAATCGTTTATGCCATCAGTTTTGGAGTATTTCTTGGAGTTTTATTGCTTTTACTTCGCGACTTGCTGCATCCATATTTACCTCAAGCACTACCTGAATACGGTTTTCGTGGATTAGAAGGGGGCATACTCGTATCGTTTGGTGCCGCGGTTGGTGAAGAGGTTTGGTTTAGATTTGGTTTGTTAACATTAGTGCTTTATATCTTTTGTCAGTTGACAGGAAAAATTCAACCTTCAGAAGCTATGGTAAAGCTTGCTATTGTATTTATTGCGACATTATTTGGTTTAGCTCACTTACCGCAACTCGCTGCTTTTCAAGCGTTCACTAATTTCGCGATTTGGGCAACTATTTTGGGTAATATATTAGTGGGTAGCTTATACGGCTGGTGCTTTTGGCGATTTGGCCTTGTGTCGGCCATAGTTGCCCACTTTAGCGTTGATATTGTGCTCCATGTCTTACCAGCCACAGCATTATATAGTGAATACGTTAATAACTGA